The genomic DNA TATTTTTGCCCGAAAAGAAGAACGGAGATTACCGTTTAATTCATAATCTTTCCTATCCCCTACATAACTCTGTGAATGACTTTATAGATGAGAAATATTGCTTTGTGCAGTATTCGGGAATTGATGACGCTGTTCGTTTGGTACAAAACATAGGAATAGCCGGAAAACTTTCAAAGGCTTTTTGCAGAAGATTGATTGATGCTAATTGTAACATAAGAAAAGCACACCACAGGGTACGGGTATCATGTAATATGCGCGAGGACATTAAAGTTTGGACCTCTTTTTTAGAGCAATATAATGGAGTTACGGTCATGATTGATAGTTTATGGACTTCCAACGATATGCTTGAAATATTTACAGACAGTGCAGGGGGTCAAAACAAAGGTCTTGGCATTTAATTTCAAGGAAAATGGGCACAAAGTTGTTGACCAAAAGAATGGGCAGAACTTGATTTCTTGAAGGACATTACTTACTTGGAACTTTTCCCAGTTGTCATATCACTTCATATATGGGGAGTATATCTTAAAAACAAGCGAATCATTTTCTATGTGGATAATCAGGCCGTTGTTACTATCATAAACAAGAGAACTTCTAAGTCGaatagagttatgtcccttatcAGGAATCTAGTTTTTTccacattaaaatataatattgttttaaaagcaGAACACATTCCTGGTAAAATAAATACCATAGCCGATTCATTATCCCGTTGTAATTTTCAGCGTTTCAGAAACCTTTGCCCAGAAGCAGATCAGTACAGAACAGCAATTCCAGACCACCTTTGGACGTTTTAGAAACTGGATTAAATCATCTTCTTACCAGTTCTATGGCACAAAAAACTTGGAAAACCTACAATACGGCAATTGAATCCTTTAAAAACTTTCGATCAGCATACAACTTACATGATATTTGGCCAGCCCCGCTTAGcgatttaatattttacattgcctTCCTTTCATTCAAGGGTCTGTCAGCCTCTACTGTCTTAACACATATGTCAGGAATAAGTTATCAACATAAGATTCAAGATTTAACAGATAGTACAAAATCCTTTTTAGTAGGAAAAACATTAGAAGgtttaaaaaggtcaaatcccAAAAAACCTGATTTGCGGGTAccaatttcaattgatttattgCGGAAATTAATCAGGTCACTCCAACATGTCTGTTTTTCGTTGTATGAATCCGCCATGTTCGCTTCAGCTTTTAGTCTAAGTTTTTTCGCTTTACTTCGCGTGGGTGAAATAGCTGCGGAAAGTAAAACTGATTTTGGGGCACATGTTATACAAATATCTGACGTTTCAGTTGTCAAATTTGACCACAAAGAAGAGCTTCGTCTGTGTATACGTAGTTCCAAAACAGATCAAATACATTCTTCTTTAACCTTGATTATTAGTGTGCAAATCGACAAATCTTTGTATCCCATTCACTTActaaagatatttttacaaattcgATATCCTTCGTCTGGGAGTAATTTATTCATACATTTTGACGGATCAAGTCTCACTCGTTATCAATTTTCGTCTATTTTACAAAAGAATTTGTCATTCTCCGAAATCAATGGACATTTCAGAGCACATTCTTTCAGAATCGGGGGAGCAACTGAGGCTAAAAGGCTAGGAGTAGATGACGAAACATTAAAGAAATGGGGTCGTTGGACATCGGATGCTTACACAAAATACATCCGTTTGAACATTTAAACATACAGGCTATACTTTTAAAACgcaagaagaaaagaaataatacaTTAATCCATTGTAGATGTCAAATCAATTTGGTTAATAGGATCATCCATAGTATATTGGGCCAATAAAGAAGCTTCATCTAGACCTGGGGGACTTCACCTTGGCCTACAGAATACAGGTGCTCATATGGTTTGGATTGGTCAAAGGGGTATGAAGTGGGGTGATTTAAATAGAGTCTTTGAACAAAGGTTGCTGAACCGCCCCCTTCCGAGTTTCCTTGTTATTCAACTTGGGTCTAATGATTTGGGTATATTGACATCAGAGAAATTATTCAGTGATAGAGAATGTGACCTGCTTCGGTTACATGCATTGTATCCagctttaaaaataatatggtCAGACATTCTAATGAGACGGTATTGGCACAATGCCAATTGTGGTCAAGCTATTGAAAGGGCTCGTAAACGAGTAAACCTCCGGGTCAAAAACTTAGTTTTGAGCATCGGTGGATGTGCAATTAGGCACAGTAACATACGTGCTAAAGAAAGTAATTTGTTTAGATATGACGGAACACATTTATCAAAGATTGGTAATGATATTTATCTAAATAATTTACAAGGAGCACTTGAACAGTTCATGAGATCCCGGAGGACCAGCTGTTTTTCCTCAGTGAAATAGATATTATAATGAGAATTGCCTTAAATTTAGATTAGTTTAATAACAAGTGAAACTCGGTCGGGATTTTAAAGGGGCACCAATCAGTTTAATTTGGGGTTGTTTCAGGGGTAATTTCTTTGGCAGTGAGTGGGTATGGCCCACTCATTTGGCGGGATATGGCAAGATGAAAATGGAACATGTCCCCACATTGTACGTTAGCTTTTATTTGGGGTTATTTTCTTCTGTGTTCCCACAGAGATTAGATTAGGTCTTCTTTGAATGTACCAAAGAGACCGGTTCCTGAATTGGTCCCAGTTTGGAACTTAAGGTGTTCTCTTTgaatttaataattaa from Mytilus trossulus isolate FHL-02 chromosome 8, PNRI_Mtr1.1.1.hap1, whole genome shotgun sequence includes the following:
- the LOC134681477 gene encoding uncharacterized protein LOC134681477 — encoded protein: MSKILNQNKFKDPWQRARVTTLVDVLMGQHVNLNINVSGALETTLLGPAKRAFQKPLPRSRSVQNSNSRPPLDVLETGLNHLLTSSMAQKTWKTYNTAIESFKNFRSAYNLHDIWPAPLSDLIFYIAFLSFKGLSASTVLTHMSGISYQHKIQDLTDSTKSFLVGKTLEGLKRSNPKKPDLRVPISIDLLRKLIRSLQHVCFSLYESAMFASAFSLSFFALLRVGEIAAESKTDFGAHVIQISDVSVVKFDHKEELRLCIRSSKTDQIHSSLTLIISVQIDKSLYPIHLLKIFLQIRYPSSGNVKSIWLIGSSIVYWANKEASSRPGGLHLGLQNTGAHMVWIGQRGMKWGDLNRVFEQRLLNRPLPSFLVIQLGSNDLGILTSEKLFSDRECDLLRLHALYPALKIIWSDILMRRYWHNANCGQAIERARKRVNLRVKNLVLSIGGCAIRHSNIRAKESNLFRYDGTHLSKIGNDIYLNNLQGALEQFMRSRRTSCFSSVK